From Centroberyx gerrardi isolate f3 chromosome 10, fCenGer3.hap1.cur.20231027, whole genome shotgun sequence:
ctcggagagcgcagacctccaccaaggtttgtgctattattgcttgttcgtgagtcggatccagatccgctccaaaatttaatgggttcttccttggcccatactacacccttccacgaaatTTCATGATAGCACAAACCTtggtggaggtctgcgctctccgagtgcccttctaatTAGTtaggccagtagtttttccgtaatcctgctaacagacaaacaaacaaacggcaccgaaaacataacctccttggcggaggtaataaagtataaagtctcacctttgtgtggcttgtccGAGTTGTTTTCATTCGGGTgtcatggctgccactcttcttctacgctCTTCCCTGTGCGGCGAGCTGTGTGGGAGAAAAACCTTCAGTTGGGCCAGATGTCTTCAGGTCCTCTACCACACTTCTTAACTATCATTAATTAAATAATCCAGACAAATCCAGTAGAGTTCAATATGATATAGGTTTACTGCCAAATCACACAGAGTACATGTAAACCGAGCTGGTCCATGGAGCAACTAACTTTTATTCCTCAACGCATCCCTTTTTATCCTATTCTGCACACTCCTCCTACTGTGGGCCTTAGTGGTAAGTTACCTCCTACCGGTTTTCCCCTAAACTTTCCTTCTTCTTGATACACCATTGTTTACCTGTCACAAGGTCTTTCTACCGTTCACCGTAATTAATGGTACTCTACTCCCTCAACCATTGCCCTTACAGGTATGCTTTTGAACATAACTAATGGTGTCAACGTGACCTCGCATGCTTTGAGCAGACCACATTCTTCAGTTGGGACACCATCGTTTCCTACAGTGCTACtatgttgataaaaaaaataataactttaataaatGAATATGTGCTTAATGTAGCTACTAACGAATTCACATGTTGGATATCATACTGATTATTCATTCACTTAACAAATTCAGGTGAATCAAAATTTCCCACAGCTGGAAAACCTCTTTGTTGCCCCCTTTTTTCCccgctggaaaaaaaacatgcgtTGCATCTGCGGTTCCAGTGGCGGAATGTGTGTCTTAGATACGTATCAGttttacagtatggctgactttgagggcctgtcatgacttttctaaaactgcttggacctaaatgttaggttgtagtgaaagtacaggtctgtaggagtgttttgacatataaCGTGTGCACATACAAATAAAGTTCAACTGTAGTGTCCACTTTATTCTgcaaatgtcacattattataatatggctgactttgagggcctgtcatgactttttttttaaacagcttggacctaaatgttagtttgtagtgaaagtacaggtctgtaggagtgttttgacatataaCTTGTGCACCTAGAAATTACGCTCTTATTCTGAAAAAATCGCACCGGAAgtcttattcttatttcagATGACGGAACACAGGCGTGATCAGAGAAACCAAGCGGCGGCTGAGCACGGGCGATCTAGGCTACGCATCGGTAATGTTGCTATAACACAAGTCCAgaatatcccccccccccccccttgttgGACTGTCCACATATTGTTGCAAAGATGGTAGAACACTGTCGAGTCTGCAGCTGTTAAAATCACCAACGATAAACAGTGGACCATCGGGGTATTTAGCTAGCATGGCGTTAGCACTGTCAGCTATCAGTTCTGCTGCTACCTTGATGTTAGCGCTTGGTGGAACACACAACCCATAACTACAGTGGGGAATTCCCTCGGGAGATGAAAGGGACGCAGGGATAAAGTCTAAGATAAGTATGCATTAAGTATATCATTCTTTCTTTAGTGTGTATCTGTTTAGAGTGGAAAACTACTGAATCCTTCATGCAACTTGTTTACCAGATCTTACTGCTCCGTTCCTGTCTCCAGATTAAGACAGTCAAGGACACAGGACTGATAAGACAGTACCCCCTCCCTACACACTCCTTGTctcattttttctgtttctctattcAGAAAGCAAAGAAGCTGCCACCAGCTtgtgtctctgttctctccGTGCATGTATAACTTACAGTTATTCAACTACAAGGGAACTGGAACTCAGCCTGTTTATTGATAACCCTGAGTGATTTCCTTGATCCAAATCTACAGCAGaatattttatgtattgtttatgttttaacagaggaagaagaagaacaagaagaagaggaagctcTCTCTTATGGACTCAGATCAgttcctgtcactgtgtgaaaatgtctaaAGTCCAAAAGCTGAGAGCGTTGGTGAAgcagcgactaactgcggctgttgaagagatatttgggctgtttgaaagaacgatAGCAGAGTACGAGGAGGAAGCTTCTGGTTTAAAAGAGGAGAACGACCGACAACGAAAGCTGCTGGACACTGTTTTAAATCCTAAAGTGCGCTTACACAGAGCAGGTTTGtgacatttaaatgttattttcacattACTCATACACATTGTAAGATATTTCTGTTGTAGCGCTTTCTCAATAACAgcataaaaacagcattaataaacagcattaaaaacagTTATGTATACTTAAAACTAACAATACCATCATAAATGAAATGCTTCTCTAAAAAAGTGAgtcttgagaagtgatttaaaagaatcAACATTGTCCGATGctctgactgagggagggagCTTGTTCCAGATGCGAGGGACAGCAGAAGAAAAGGCTCTGTCTCCCAGGGAGCGGAGCCTCATGTCGGGGAGAGCTAGAGGATGGAAGAGAACGAGAAGGACAGTAGGGAGAGATGAGTTGTGATTTGTAGTCCGGAGTGGAGTCGTGCAGGGCCTTGAAGGTGAGGAGCATCACTTTGTAGGTTATCCTGTAACATACAGGAAGCCAGTGGAGCTCTCTGAGGATTGGAGTGATGTGGTGCCGGGAGGAGGTGGATGTCAGGAGCTGCAGAATTTTGTACTTGTTGCAATTTGTTGAGCAGATGGGAAGGAATCCAACCTTGGAGTTATGGAGGCATGGATTACACATTCCGCATCAGCAAATTTGAGGTACGGGCGGATCTGGCTATGCTTCGGAGGTGAATAAAGGCCAACTgtgtggttttgtttatgtgggGTTCAAATGAAAGTGCAGAATCCAGGATGACTCTGAGGTTCTTTACTTGAGGAAAGGTGTGACTGTCATATTATCAATAGAGAGGCAGAGGTTGCGggctgtaatgtgtgtgtctgtatgtggaCTTGGAGCCGATGAGgattatttcagttttgtcGGAGTTTCCTTTCAAAAAGCTGCTGTGCATCCAGGATTTGATATGCTGCAGACAGTTGAGTGTTGCcattgtagctgaaatgtcagGTGTGGTATGGATGTATATTTGAGTATTGTCAGCATACAGGTGGTAGTTTAGGCCGTGGTTGTGCATAATTTGTCTTCcttaatgtgtgtatgtctgtatttcAGTCTTACCTCCAGACGTCCAGCAGCTGTTGGTCAGtaaagaagaggttcccccagagcagcaggagtggagccccagtctggaccaggaggacccagagaccccacacattaaagaggaacaggaggaactctggaccagtcaggagggagagcggcttcaagggccggaggaggccgatatcaccgagttcccattcactcctgtccctgtgaagagtgaagatgatgaagagaaacctcagtcctcacagcttcatcaaagccaatctgaggagaacagagaggcagagcctctagccagcagctcagctgaacagatgaaaacagaagctgatggagaggactgtggagtatcagaaccagccagaaacttagatccagctagtcatttacaagcaactagtgatggcaagacttcagactcttctgaacctgagactgaagacagtgatgattaTGGGAAGGAGACTAGGgaacctcagtcaggtttagactcactgaaaaacaatgaagTCCTTATAAGTCATAAGAGATCTTATACTGGGGAGAAACTCTTTAGTTGCTCAGATTGTGGTAAAAGATTTGACCGCAAGGGAAGTCTGCAgagacacatgagagtccacactggggagaaacTCTTTAGTTGCTCAATTTGTGGTAAAAGATTTGACCGCAAGGGACATCTGCagacacacatgagagtccacactggggagaaaccatttagttgctcagtttgtGGTCAAATATTCAGCCAGAGTGGAGCATTAAATTTACACATGAGAattcatacaggagagaaaccctttagttgctcagactgtgctaaaGGTTTTGGTGATAGAGGAAACTTGGAgaaacacatgagagtccacacaggggagaaaccatttagttgctcagtttgtggtaaaatgttcagccagagTGGA
This genomic window contains:
- the LOC139922156 gene encoding uncharacterized protein LOC139922156 — translated: MYCLCFNRGRRRTRRRGSSLLWTQISSCHCVKMSKVQKLRALVKQRLTAAVEEIFGLFERTIAEYEEEASGLKEENDRQRKLLDTVLNPKVRLHRAVLPPDVQQLLVSKEEVPPEQQEWSPSLDQEDPETPHIKEEQEELWTSQEGERLQGPEEADITEFPFTPVPVKSEDDEEKPQSSQLHQSQSEENREAEPLASSSAEQMKTEADGEDCGVSEPARNLDPASHLQATSDGKTSDSSEPETEDSDDYGKETREPQSGLDSLKNNEVLISHKRSYTGEKLFSCSDCGKRFDRKGSLQRHMRVHTGEKLFSCSICGKRFDRKGHLQTHMRVHTGEKPFSCSVCGQIFSQSGALNLHMRIHTGEKPFSCSDCAKGFGDRGNLEKHMRVHTGEKPFSCSVCGKMFSQSGTLRSHMRIHTGEKPFSCSYCAKSFGDKGNLKKHMRVHTGEKPFSCSDCAKSFGDKGNLNQHMRVHTGKKLFSCSDCGKGFGRKGDLKKHMRVHTEEKSFSCSVCGKSFVRKGNLNTHMRIHTEEKPFSCSVCEKQFNHQVKLVLHMRVHTGQKPYSFGQHTHVKKHKCSGESSSR